The sequence TAAGTCGACGGTGCCGGTCGGTACTGCAGACAGAGTTACTGCCGCGATTCGGGCTGAGCTGGCGAACCGGACACCAGGCGATGCAGGTATGAAATTCTCCGTAGTATCCAATCCGGAGTTTTTGAAAGAAGGCGCTGCGGTGGACGATTTTATGCGTCCGGACCGTATCGTGATTGGCTGTGATGATGGTGCCGACGGCAAGACTGCTCATGCATTAATGACGCAGCTTTACGCACCGTTTAATCGGAATCACGAGCGCACGTACTGGATGGATGTGCGTTCTGCCGAGTTCACTAAATATGCTGCGAACGCAATGCTGGCAACTCGCATTTCATTCATGAATGAATTGGCCAATCTTGCAGATAAAGTCGGTGCTGATATTGAAGCTGTGCGTCATGGTATCGGGTCAGACCCGCGTATCGGACATAGCTTTTTGTATGCCGGTTGCGGTTACGGAGGTTCGTGCTTTCCTAAGGATGTTCAAGCGTTGGAACGTACTGCACGCGGTTACGATCAAGAGTTGTTGATTCTGCGGGCAGTAGAACAAGTTAATAATAATCAAAAACACGTGCTGGGAAATAAAATCGTTGACCGTTTTGGCAGCGATTTGACTGGTAAACACTTTGCATTATGGGGTTTGGCATTCAAACCTAATACAGACGACATGCGCGAAGCATCATCGCGTGTTTTGTTGAGTGAGTTACTGGGCCGCGGCGCGTCGGTAGCAGTGCATGATCCGGTTGCCATGGTGGAAGCCAAACGTGTCCTTGAGTTGGACTTTGCTGCCACACCGGAGTTATTGGAGCGACTGCATTTCTGCGAAAACCAAATGGCAGCCTTACAGGACGCGGATGCACTGGTCATCGTTACTGAGTGGAAAACATATCGTAGCCCTGATTTTCATCAGGTTCGCACGTATTTGAAGGCACCGGTGATTTTTGATGGACGTAATTTATACGAGCCAACAGTGATGAGCGAGATCGGTTTCGAGTATTACGGCATTGGTCGCTCGGTACTGGCGCGTAAGTGAGGGCAACCAGTATGAAAGCCAATCAGAAAGTGGAAGTCTCACAAGTTTCACAAGTGGTTCCTGCTTCGTTTGAAAGCGTTCAAATATTGGTGGTCGGCGATGTCATGCTAGATCGCTATTGGTTTGGCGAAGTAAGCCGGATTTCACCAGAAGCGCCGGTACCGATAGTACGCGTTGAAAAGCGTGAAGAGCGCTTAGGTGGCGCGGCTAACGTTGCCCGTAATATCGCTACGCTTGGCGGTGGTGCCGGTTTGCTTGGTGTGGTTGGCCAAGACGAGGCGGGCGACGTTGTGGATAGCCTGTTGACTGAGTTAGGGATCAATAGCTTCCTGACGCGCGACCCGGCCATTTCGACCATCATCAAGTTGCGTGTGATTGGGCGACAGCAGCAGTTGCTGCGGATCGATTTTGAAGAACCGCCAACCGACACTGTTTTGCGCGATAAATTGACTCGTTTCAACACATTATTGCCGCAATATGGTGTGATCGTTTTATCGGATTACGCTAAAGGGAGCTTGGTCAATGTCGCTGATATGATCGCAGCCGCCAAGGATGCGGGGAAATGTATTCTCGTTGATCCCAAAGGAGACGATTTTTCACGGTATGCGGGCGCTACGATATTGACCCCGAATAAATCTGAATTGATGCGGATTGTCGGTACCTGGAAAAGCGAAGAAGAACTCACCACGAAGGCACAAAACCTACGTCAATCGCTAGCACTGGAAGCACTTTTGGTGACGCGGTCAGAAGAGGGAATGACCTTGTATACGGATCACCAAGTGGTTCATTTTCCGACCATGGCGCGTGAAGTGTTCGATGTCTCCGGTGCAGGTGATACGGTGATTGCGACGATGGCGGTCATGATGGGTGCGGGTTTTCCGATTGCTGAGGCGGTGGCTCTGGCAAATCGTGCTGGCGGTATTGTGGTTGGTAAGCTCGGGACTGCAACGG is a genomic window of Glaciimonas sp. CA11.2 containing:
- the rfaE1 gene encoding D-glycero-beta-D-manno-heptose-7-phosphate kinase, with amino-acid sequence MKANQKVEVSQVSQVVPASFESVQILVVGDVMLDRYWFGEVSRISPEAPVPIVRVEKREERLGGAANVARNIATLGGGAGLLGVVGQDEAGDVVDSLLTELGINSFLTRDPAISTIIKLRVIGRQQQLLRIDFEEPPTDTVLRDKLTRFNTLLPQYGVIVLSDYAKGSLVNVADMIAAAKDAGKCILVDPKGDDFSRYAGATILTPNKSELMRIVGTWKSEEELTTKAQNLRQSLALEALLVTRSEEGMTLYTDHQVVHFPTMAREVFDVSGAGDTVIATMAVMMGAGFPIAEAVALANRAGGIVVGKLGTATVTHKELFP
- a CDS encoding UDP-glucose/GDP-mannose dehydrogenase family protein, with the protein product MKITIIGTGYVGLVTGACLAELGNDVFCLDLDEKKIAILNSGGIPIHEPGLAEIVGRNRANGRLRFSTDIAASVAHGQIQFIAVGTPPDEDGSADLQYVLAAARNIGKYMIDFKVIVDKSTVPVGTADRVTAAIRAELANRTPGDAGMKFSVVSNPEFLKEGAAVDDFMRPDRIVIGCDDGADGKTAHALMTQLYAPFNRNHERTYWMDVRSAEFTKYAANAMLATRISFMNELANLADKVGADIEAVRHGIGSDPRIGHSFLYAGCGYGGSCFPKDVQALERTARGYDQELLILRAVEQVNNNQKHVLGNKIVDRFGSDLTGKHFALWGLAFKPNTDDMREASSRVLLSELLGRGASVAVHDPVAMVEAKRVLELDFAATPELLERLHFCENQMAALQDADALVIVTEWKTYRSPDFHQVRTYLKAPVIFDGRNLYEPTVMSEIGFEYYGIGRSVLARK